A segment of the Fusobacterium ulcerans genome:
AACTTATTAGTTCTTCTATTCATTCCATTGTATGAAGATACAAGCATTATTCCATCATAGTCTTCTATAGTTGCGTTAAAAGTATATGTTCCATTTAACTCTGGTGTAAATTTTATCTTATTTACTTTTCCATCCAATCTATTTATTATCTCTGACATCTGTTTATTATCTGCTAGCGGGAGAGCTATTATTACTTCATTTATTTTATTTTCTTCTATTACTCTCTCAATATCACAGCAGTTCCCCAGTATCTTTTCTTCTTCTACTTTTATACTTTGATTAACTCCCTCTAAAGAATTAGCTGATATATATCCCAGTAAGTTGTACATTGTAAAATTATTTTCTTTTATTACATGAGTTAATTCTCTAGCTGTATTTCCTACTCCTATAATAAGAAGCCTTTTTTCCAATGATTTTCTAAATATATTTCTTATAATTTTTATTATAATTAAGTTAAAGAAAGTAAATGTTATTCCCACTATCAGATGAACTGGTATATACTTGCTTCCCCAGAATGCTGCATCATTTATCAGCATTATTATGAGATATTCTGTATGAACAAAAAGTTGTTTTTTCAGTTCTTCCCATATAAGTATAGTTTTAAAGGAATACATATTCTTAGTAAGATTTAATGCAAGATAGATAAAGAAAGTGTTGTACATAATTCTATCTGGAACTTTAAATATTTTATTTATTAAAAAATAGAATATGAATTGTAATACTATCATTAAAATCTTTGAACTCTGTCTTTTCACTTTCCCCTTGCTCCTTGACTTTTATTTTAAGATGTTTTTTTTTATATTTTTATCCGAATTATTTATTTTATATTTTAAATTTATCTATTTTATATATTTTGTAATATTTTTTATTCAAAATATACATTTAATAGTTTTATTTATAAAAATTAGATTTTTACTTATATTTATTAATCCTTATCTCTTTTATTTCTAATATTTTCTAAATTTTGATTTCTATATTTTTTCCAGCTTTCAAAATTAAATATCAATTTTCAATTTTTGTAAAAATTATTATTTTCAACTAATTTAAAAAAGTTCGCATTATTACAAAAAGGCGTCCTGTAGAAATTTTTTTCAAAAAATTTATTCGTGAAACTTTTTAGAATTATAGATTGGTATAGTGAAATAATACTACTAAAATAGAATATTGTCAATACTAAAAAAACCTATAATTTGACATTTTTAAGAAATCTTAGAACGATTTTATTGAGTTTTGGAAGAGAAAAAGTTCTCATTATTGTAATAATGCGAACATTTACACCTCATAACTTCCCATTTTTTAAGAAGTCATTTTTTTACCTCTCTCTTTTAGACATCTTTCCTTTTCTCTTCTCTTGTGTAATTTTTTTCTTTTTCTACATGTCAATTATTAATTTTTTATATATTGCATCATACTTTATTTGTTTTTCTATATTTCAATTTCTTATTTTTTCTATATCCAGCTCCCATTTATTTAGTCATATTTAAAAATTATTAAATAGTGTCATTTTCTCTATATTTTCTCTTACAATTTTCTTTTTATTTTTATCAATTTTTCTTAGTTTAATATTATAATTAATTTTTTTATACTCTCTTTCAAAAATATATATTATATTTCATCAAAATATATACTTTAAAAATTTTACAAATAAAAAAAGACCAGCTTATATTTCAAAACTGATCTCACTATTATTTCTATTTTCCTCTACATATTTTCTTATTCTTTTCACAGCCTTCTCTAATTTAGGTATATCCACTGTAAGTGATATTCTAAAATATTTTTCTGTCCCAAAAGATATCCCAGGAACTACTGCCACCTGCACCTTTTTCAGCATATCCATTGCAAAGTCAAAAGAATTTAACTCTGAAACTGCTGAATACTCTGCAAATATGTAGAAAGCTCCTTTAGGTTCAACTACATTAAATCCCAGCTCTGTCAGAGCATTTTTCATATACAGAGCTCTTTCTTTATAGATATTCATAAGCTCACTTCTATCTTCAAACTTTTCCAATGCAACTTCTCCTGCTACAATAGACAGAGCCATTGGAGAGCTTAAAGTATACAATGTAGTATTTAAAAAATTTCTTCTATATTCAAGTGGAAAAATAGTATACCCTATTCTCCATCCTGTCATTGAATGAGATTTTGAAAATCCATTTATTACAATGAGCTTATCTTTTATTCTGTCAAAAGAGCTGAAAGAATGAAAATTATAAAATGCAAGCTCACTATATATCTCATCAGCTATGAGAAAAATATCTCTCTTCTCTACAAAATCTACCACTATATTCATCTCTTCAAGAGTCAGCACATTTCCAGTGGGGTTACATGGGTTGCTCAAAAGGATAGCTTTTGCTTTATCAGAATAATTTTCTTCCAACAGTTCTGCTGTTATTTTAAAATCTGTTTTTGTTATATCCATAAAAATAGTTTTGGCATAGCACAGATTTATCATTGGGGGGTATCCCGGATAAAAAGGTGCTGGTATCATTACTTCCTCTTCTGGATTCAATATTGTCCTCAAACATGAAGACAAAGCTTCTGATGCTCCTACATTTATTATCACATTATCAGGTATATAGCTGGAACCATATTTTCTATTATAGTAATCAGCTACTAACAGTCTGATTTTTTCTCCACCCCCAGTAGGAGGATATCGCAGCTGATGTTCTGTTCCATACTGCAATGCCTCTGTTATCAGTTCTTTTGGGGAAGGAATATCTGGCTCTCCTATTGTCAGATCTACTGCATCTGAATATTTCCTTGATTCCTCATTGAGAGCTCTGATAAGGGAATATTGAAGTTTTGATACTTCTCTGCTTATCTCCATTTTTCCCTCCTATTTTCTCAAATCATCTACTAGCTGTGTCTTTCCTAATGTTTTTTCATCTACATTTTTTATTATTCTAGCTGGGTTTCCTGTAACCACTGCTCCAGCAGGCACATCTTCAAGAACTACTGCCCCTGCTCCTACCACTGCTCCTGTTCCTATTCTTACTCCTTCTATAATTACAGCATTAGCTCCCACAAGGACTCCATCTTCTACTACTACTGGCTTAGCTGAAGGTGGCTCTACTACTCCTGCAAGAACTGCCCCTGCTCCTATGTGGCAGTTTTTTCCAACTGTAGCTCTTCCACCAAGGACTGCTCCCATGTCTATCATAGTATTATCTCCAATGACAGCTCCTATATTTATTACTGCTCCCATCATGATAACAGCATTATTTCCTATAGTTACTTTATCTCTTATTACTGCTCCTGGTTCTATTCTTGCATTTATATTTCTATAGTCTAAAGTTGGCACTCCTGAATTTCTTCTGTCATTTTCAATATAGTAATCTGTTATGTCAGATGCATATACTTCTAAAATTCTATTTATTTCATCTGATTCTCCAATCAAAATATATGAGCCGTTTCCTCTAAAAACTTGTGCTGTAGTTTCTAAATTCTCTATATTTCCATTTATATATGCTTTTACTGGCGTCCTTTTTTGTGAATTTTTTATAAAGGCTATTATCTCTTCTGCTGTATTTAAATTTGTCATTTTTCCTCCTTAGATATGTAAATATGAGCTAGTTTTTATATTTACTTTTCTCTTAAAATTATTTTTTCTTTAGGTACTATGTATTAGTTTTTTTCTAATTTCTAAAAATATCTTTCATAGTATATAGCCCAGCTTCTTTTCCAACAAGAAATCTAGCTGCTTTTAAAGCTCCCATAGCAAATATCTTTTTAGACATTGCTGTATGTCTTATCTCTATAATTTCATCTTCTCCACAGAAAAGAACTGAATGTTCTCCAACAATAGTTCCCCCTCTCAATGAATGAATTCCTATCTCATTTTTCTCTCTTTTACTATTCCCTTCTCTTCCATATTGTTCTATCATCTCTTCAGGACAACTTCTCTCTATAGTTTCAACTAAAGTTTTAGCTGTACCACTTGGAGAGTCTACTTTTTTATTATGATGTTTTTCTATTACTTCTATATCATAATTTCCATAGAGTACTGGAACTATTCTTTCGAGAATATCATTTAAAAGATTTACTCCTAAAGACATATTTGAAGATAGAAATATAGGTATTTCCTTGGCAGTCTCTTCCACTTTTCTCAATGTTTCATCTGAATATCCAGTAGTAGCTACAATCAAAGGAATTTTTTTATTCTTTGAATAATCTAAAAGAGTGTCCAGCCTTGAATAATGAGAAAAATCTATTATTATATCTCCTGCTTCATCAGTAAGCTCATCTGTAAAACCTGTAACTTTTATATCTTCATAACCTTCTGCCATTTCCTTCAGCAGTCTTCCCATTGCTCCTGTTCCATGTATTATTATTTCCATCCTGTCACCTCATGAGCAGTTAAGATATCTGTTAATCTTGCTCTATTTGATTCATTCATTGCTCCTAGAGGAAGCCTGCAATTTCCTACTTCATATCCTAGAAAATTCATAGCTTCTTTTACTGGAACTGGATTTGTTTCAAGAAAGAGAGCATTTACAAGATCATTATATTTCAGCTGTAATTCTCTAGCTTTTTTTATATCTCCCTTTAGAAATGAAACTGTCATATCATGACTTATGTCAGGAATTATATTAGCTGATACAGAAATGACTCCCTTTCCTCCCAATGA
Coding sequences within it:
- a CDS encoding sugar transferase, whose translation is MKRQSSKILMIVLQFIFYFLINKIFKVPDRIMYNTFFIYLALNLTKNMYSFKTILIWEELKKQLFVHTEYLIIMLINDAAFWGSKYIPVHLIVGITFTFFNLIIIKIIRNIFRKSLEKRLLIIGVGNTARELTHVIKENNFTMYNLLGYISANSLEGVNQSIKVEEEKILGNCCDIERVIEENKINEVIIALPLADNKQMSEIINRLDGKVNKIKFTPELNGTYTFNATIEDYDGIMLVSSYNGMNRRTNKFLKRSFDIATGTVGCIVLGMLYLIYAPKIKKDGGKAIFFHTRIGQYLKTFKMYKFRTMYADAEKRLEEMLSKDKKLKEEFYKNFKLKDDPRITEVGKFLRKTSLDEFPQFINVIRGEMSFVGPRPVVQKEVDLYYGEENSKKIFGVKPGITGMWQANGRSDVENYDERIALDLYYIRNWSLWLDIIITVKTIKNVVGKKGAY
- a CDS encoding pyridoxal phosphate-dependent aminotransferase → MEISREVSKLQYSLIRALNEESRKYSDAVDLTIGEPDIPSPKELITEALQYGTEHQLRYPPTGGGEKIRLLVADYYNRKYGSSYIPDNVIINVGASEALSSCLRTILNPEEEVMIPAPFYPGYPPMINLCYAKTIFMDITKTDFKITAELLEENYSDKAKAILLSNPCNPTGNVLTLEEMNIVVDFVEKRDIFLIADEIYSELAFYNFHSFSSFDRIKDKLIVINGFSKSHSMTGWRIGYTIFPLEYRRNFLNTTLYTLSSPMALSIVAGEVALEKFEDRSELMNIYKERALYMKNALTELGFNVVEPKGAFYIFAEYSAVSELNSFDFAMDMLKKVQVAVVPGISFGTEKYFRISLTVDIPKLEKAVKRIRKYVEENRNNSEISFEI
- the dapD gene encoding 2,3,4,5-tetrahydropyridine-2,6-dicarboxylate N-acetyltransferase translates to MTNLNTAEEIIAFIKNSQKRTPVKAYINGNIENLETTAQVFRGNGSYILIGESDEINRILEVYASDITDYYIENDRRNSGVPTLDYRNINARIEPGAVIRDKVTIGNNAVIMMGAVINIGAVIGDNTMIDMGAVLGGRATVGKNCHIGAGAVLAGVVEPPSAKPVVVEDGVLVGANAVIIEGVRIGTGAVVGAGAVVLEDVPAGAVVTGNPARIIKNVDEKTLGKTQLVDDLRK
- the dapB gene encoding 4-hydroxy-tetrahydrodipicolinate reductase yields the protein MEIIIHGTGAMGRLLKEMAEGYEDIKVTGFTDELTDEAGDIIIDFSHYSRLDTLLDYSKNKKIPLIVATTGYSDETLRKVEETAKEIPIFLSSNMSLGVNLLNDILERIVPVLYGNYDIEVIEKHHNKKVDSPSGTAKTLVETIERSCPEEMIEQYGREGNSKREKNEIGIHSLRGGTIVGEHSVLFCGEDEIIEIRHTAMSKKIFAMGALKAARFLVGKEAGLYTMKDIFRN